ACCTTCCTTTAGATATTCATGATACGATTCTTGAGACACTTCCTTCCCTTTGGGAAAATGAGAAGCTTTTGTCTGTTCCTCATTTAGGATGGGGGATGCTTTTTTGGCAAGAAAGTGGGCTAGAGTCCTTAAAGAATTCTTTTTTTCCAAAAAATTCTCTGGCTCCTTTCCCTATTCATGTAAATTTCATGGAAAATAATTTTTAAATAATGTTATAGTACTTTCATCATTTTAAGGAGAAAACTTCGTGAGTAATTTTAATCGTAATTTAGTCTTATGGATCATTCTAGGCCTCTTCTTGGTGGCCATTTACAATATTTTCCAGGGGATGGGAGGCGGAAATGCTTCTCAACAGCTTGCATTTTCTGATTTCTTGGCAGATGCTGACCGAGGAAACGTAGGAGAAGTCTTAATTAAGGGCAACCATATTACAGGACATCTTAGCAATGGTCAGACATTTGTGACATATGCCCCTAATAATTCTAATATTGTTGATAAATTAACGGATAAAGGGGTGCGTGTTTCTGCTGCTCCTCAAGATGAATTCTCTTTTTTTCAAATCTTATTATCGTGGTTCCCAATGCTTCTTCTCGTTGGTGTATGGCTTTTTGCGCTGCGTCAGATGCAGGGAGGCGGCGGTAAAATTATGGGTTTTGGACGATCGCGTGCGCGTATGCTTTCAGAAAAGCAAGGGCGCGTTACTTTTGAAGATGTTGCAGGCATTGACGAAGCAAAACAAGAACTTGAAGAAGTCGTTGATTTTTTAAAAGATCCTAAGAAATTCCAACGTTTGGGAGGGGAAATTCCAAAAGGTGTTCTTCTTGTTGGCCCGCCCGGTACAGGAAAAACACTTTTAGCACGGGCGATTGCAGGTGAAGCAAATGTACCCTTTTTTACAATTTCAGGATCTGATTTTGTGGAAATGTTTGTTGGCGTTGGTGCAAGTCGTGTGCGCGATATGTTTGAACAGGCAAAGAAAAGTGCACCTTGTATTGTGTTTATTGATGAAATTGATGCAGTAGGACGTCAACGCGGCGCGGGTCTCGGAGGTGGAAATGATGAACGTGAACAAACCTTGAACCAACTTCTTGTTGAAATGGATGGATTTGAAAGCAATGAAGGCGTTATTTTAATTGCAGCTACGAATAGGCCGGATGTTTTGGACCCAGCTTTATTACGGCCAGGTCGTTTTGATCGCCAAGTTGTTGTTCCTGTTCCTGATGTTATTGGACGTGAAAAAATTCTTCTTGTTCATATGCAAAAAGTACCGTTAGCTTCAGATGTGAATGCAAAGGTCATTGCGCGAGGAACCCCAGGATTTTCAGGGGCAGATTTGAAAAATCTTGTTAATGAAGCGGCTCTTCTTGCAGCAAGACGTAACAAACGCTCTGTTACAATGTCTGACTTTGAAGAGGCAAAAGATAAAGTAATGATGGGAGCTGAACGCAGATCCATGGTTATGACGGAAGAAGAAAAAAAGCTGACAGCTTATCATGAATCCGGACATGCTCTTGTTGCGATTCACATGATAGATTCTGATCCTATTCATAAGGCAACGATTATTCCGCGGGGGCGTGCTCTTGGAATGGTTATGCGCCTTCCTGAGGGGGATCGTTTATCGGTTACCCTTGCGAAATTACGTGCAGATTTAGCTGTTGCAATGGGGGGGCGTGTTGCAGAAGAAATTATTTTTGGAGAAGAAAAGATTACAACCGGGGCTTCTTCTGATATAAAGATGGCAACAGATATGGCGCGCAAAATGGTAACAGAATGGGGAATGAGTCTAAAATTAGGTCCCTTAAGTTATGGAGAAGCAGATCAAGAAGTTTTTTTGGGTCATAGCATTGGTCAGCGCAAACAAGTATCTGATTCAACAGCAGAGATTATTGATCAAGAGGTTCGTAAAATTGTCGACGTTGCGTATGACAAGGCTCGAAAAATTTTAACAGAAAATTTAAAGGATCTTCATCTCTTAGCGAAAGGTCTTCTCGAGTATGAAACATTAAGTGGAGATGAGATAAAAAGTGTTCTTGCGGGTGAGACGCTTCAACGTCCTGATCTTTCTAAAGTTGGATCTAAGAAAAGTTCTGTCCCAACGTCTTCACAAAAACCTTCTTCGCGTAAAAAAAATCTAAAACCTGAACCAACTCATGGAATATAAAATGAGGAATTCAGAGGGTAAGATTTTTGGAACAGATGGGGTAAGAGGAAGAGCAAATCAATATCCTATGACTCCTGAAACTGTTTTAAAACTTGCTCAAGCAGTTGCACAAGAGTTTCAGAAAAATCCAGGGAATCACGGTATCGTTATTGGAAAAGATACGCGTCTTTCGGGTTATATGGTGGAATCAGCTTTGACAGCTGGATTTATATCAATGGGGATGAATGTGTTTCTGGTCGGGCCTTTGCCGACACCAGCGATTTCAATGCTAACACGATCTCTTCGCGCTGATCTTGGTGTGATGATTTCCGCATCTCATAATCCAGCAGAAGATAATGGATTAAAATTTTTTGGTCCGGATGGATTTAAATTGGATGATGCTGTTCAGGATCGTATAGAAAGTTATTTTAAAGAAAACAAACCCATTGATCTTGCCTCTCCTTTGAATTTAGGGCATGCGCGTCGGATTGATGATGCTCAAGGACGATACATTGAGTTTGTAAAAAATGCTTTTCCAAAAGGCTTGAGGCTGGATGGATTGAAGATTGTAGTGGATTGTGCGCATGGCGCAGCCTATAAGGTTGCCCCAACGGTTTTTTGGGAATTGGGGGCCGAAGTGATTGCCATTGGGAATGCACCCAATGGGGTTAATATTAACCAGCATTGTGGTGCAATGCACCCAGAATTCTTAATTGAAACACTTAAAGCGCATCAAGCAGATATCGGAATTGCACTAGATGGGGATGCCGACCGTGTGATAATGGTTGATGAAAAGGG
The sequence above is drawn from the Pseudomonadota bacterium genome and encodes:
- the ftsH gene encoding ATP-dependent zinc metalloprotease FtsH; translation: MSNFNRNLVLWIILGLFLVAIYNIFQGMGGGNASQQLAFSDFLADADRGNVGEVLIKGNHITGHLSNGQTFVTYAPNNSNIVDKLTDKGVRVSAAPQDEFSFFQILLSWFPMLLLVGVWLFALRQMQGGGGKIMGFGRSRARMLSEKQGRVTFEDVAGIDEAKQELEEVVDFLKDPKKFQRLGGEIPKGVLLVGPPGTGKTLLARAIAGEANVPFFTISGSDFVEMFVGVGASRVRDMFEQAKKSAPCIVFIDEIDAVGRQRGAGLGGGNDEREQTLNQLLVEMDGFESNEGVILIAATNRPDVLDPALLRPGRFDRQVVVPVPDVIGREKILLVHMQKVPLASDVNAKVIARGTPGFSGADLKNLVNEAALLAARRNKRSVTMSDFEEAKDKVMMGAERRSMVMTEEEKKLTAYHESGHALVAIHMIDSDPIHKATIIPRGRALGMVMRLPEGDRLSVTLAKLRADLAVAMGGRVAEEIIFGEEKITTGASSDIKMATDMARKMVTEWGMSLKLGPLSYGEADQEVFLGHSIGQRKQVSDSTAEIIDQEVRKIVDVAYDKARKILTENLKDLHLLAKGLLEYETLSGDEIKSVLAGETLQRPDLSKVGSKKSSVPTSSQKPSSRKKNLKPEPTHGI
- a CDS encoding phosphoglucosamine mutase, translating into MRNSEGKIFGTDGVRGRANQYPMTPETVLKLAQAVAQEFQKNPGNHGIVIGKDTRLSGYMVESALTAGFISMGMNVFLVGPLPTPAISMLTRSLRADLGVMISASHNPAEDNGLKFFGPDGFKLDDAVQDRIESYFKENKPIDLASPLNLGHARRIDDAQGRYIEFVKNAFPKGLRLDGLKIVVDCAHGAAYKVAPTVFWELGAEVIAIGNAPNGVNINQHCGAMHPEFLIETLKAHQADIGIALDGDADRVIMVDEKGTVINGDFLLAAIATSWSEKNKLQKNGIITTIMSNLGLEHYLESQGLHLVRTNVGDRYVSEYMRLHGYNVGGEQSGHIILGEAATTGDGLMAALQVLALLVEDQKPASYLSSLFTPYPQILKNVKGVKKSSLKDSSVISMIQNLQDSLGNNGRLIVRPSGTEDVIRIMAEGEDPCIIEGFIEDLIEVLEEKR